The Solanum pennellii chromosome 7, SPENNV200 DNA segment tgttgttgccGTTActattgttgctgttgttgccgCTGCTGTTATTcctattgttgttgctgttgttttttttgttgttactattgttgcaaatgttattgttgttgctgttgctgctgttgttgctattgttgttgttattgttgttgtttttgttgctgttgttgttgctattgttagtggtgttattgttattgttggtgttgttgttgttgttgttgttgttgttgtttttcctattattgttgttggttttgttgttgttgttattcgtgttgttgttgatgttgtttttgctgttgttgttattgttgttgttgtttgtgttgttgtagttgttgttgttgttgttgttgttgctggtgttgttattattgttgttgttattgttattgttgttgctaatgtagttgttgttgctgttgttattggtgttgttgttgttgttatttttattgttgttgttgttattattattattgttgttgttgctgttgctctTGTTGctgtttgttgttattgttgttgttcttactgttgttgttgttgctattgttctTACTGTTGTTATTCtagtcgttgttgttgttattattgttgttgttgttgttgttattgttgttgttgttgttgttattattattgttgttgttgctgttaataatgttattgttgttgttgttgttattgttattgttatttttgttgttcttattgttgttgttgttgttgttgctgctgctgttgctactgctgttgttgttg contains these protein-coding regions:
- the LOC114078013 gene encoding uncharacterized protein DDB_G0287625-like, producing KNNKNNNNNNNNNNNNIINSNNNNNNNNNNNNNNNNNNNNNNNNNNNNNNNNNNNNNKNNNNNNTNNNSNNNYISNNNNNNNNNNNNTSNNNNNNNNYNNTNNNNNNNNSKNNINNNTNNNNNKTNNNNRKNNNNNNNNNNTNNNNNTTNNSNNNSNKNNNNNNNNSNNSSNSNNNNICNNSNNKKNNSNNNRNNSSGNNSNNSNEICKRTRLLANIYTSLASGLSSILSTAKFPMLGFFLLEASTITLAFPGDKERLHHSSSATQAISAASSSNPFD